GGCTGGACTTCGGGTGTCGGTTCGGTCCATCATGTGAGGATGCTGCTACAGTCGGGATTGGAAGTTGCTGAATGCAAAGGAGTGGCCTACAAACGTGGGGAAGTGATGCTAGAGTGGGGCATGTTCTCCCATGATGAGTAGTGGCCATGTTCTCCCATGAGGGATAGTGGGTAGTTATAACTCCCATAATGGGAAGTGGGTAGTTATAACTCCCATGATCATTAGTGGGCGGTTATATAACTTCCATGATGAGTAGTGGGCAGTTATATAACTTCCATGATGAGTAGTGGGCGGATTTTACTCCTTAGTGGTTGGGGGTGTCAACCACAACTTCTTGTAAACTGTTGCTGTATCCTATATATACTCATACACATGTAAAGGTGGGGAGGAACCCCGAGAGAGGGGACCCCATTAGCTAGGGAGAGAGCTAAAGTGAGAGCACTGCTAGAACACTTTGGGAAGAGTTCTGTGAGAGGTGTCTCTTGTATTGTTTCCTTTTAGTGAATGAAAGGTTGGGAAAGTTATTTCCTGTAAATACTGTTGTCTTGCACTTTGTTGGTTGAGATTTTGTGCCTTTCGAACCTCACTTTGTGAGATTGTGTGGCTGAGCCAAGTGGGATTTCTTTGTTGCCTAGCAGGTTTCTGAGTGATTGTTCCGCTGCGTGTGTTTCGACTTAGAACCCTGTGACACCTACCATGCAACTGCAAGCACAAAACAGAACTTGCTAGGACATGAATTTGTAGGGATTGCTCAAAAGGACAGTTAATTAGGTGTTTTTAGTTGCATTGGGCTATAAAGTTTTACTTCTAAACAAAGTTTCAACACTACAAGTCCTagaaaattaaatatagaaACCATGTCAACCTTACCATATGATAAAAAGGTTGGTTTTGATACTGTATGGAAGTCTTACCTTAGCTGCAGCGACCCAGTATCCATCAATCCACTCTTGATGAGGCCTCAGATCACAGTGTTGAAATTTCAATTCCTCTGCTGTTTCGAAGTAGACTGTGTACTCCAAGTTCTTGTGAACTTTGATGATACAACCCACCCACCATCCATCACTACACCAAGCATCAACCAGTTCAAGCAGTTTGAATGGGTGGGCATGTCCAATATGGGGGGGAGAAGGTCTTATATCTGcagcacttgcctcttctatgAGAAAATCAGTTCCATCATCTGTTAAGAGACTGTGATATTGCACCATAAATTTGCCATTCCCCATCTCCTTGACAATGATTGCAGAAAACCAAGCACCCTGGAAACCAACTTCATCACTTTTTACTTCCACAATTGTCCCTGTGCTGAACTTTGTCCTTTGATTTGTCAAGTTAGCTCCCAATTTCGTTGACTTCCCCTGGATGTCAACTTAAAAGTTTTAGACCATGGGAACATGATGATACCATTTATTACAACATATACCACAGAGTTACAACTACCTTTACACAATGTTGAACATGGCCTACAACCATATAGCattgtaaatttaaatatagCCAGAAACCTTTTAAAGAATTACAAACAATATTGTTTTCTGATTTGGGATGATTTATCTACTCTTTCTTCAGTGATTTGAATTGTTATCCAAGAACTCAATTCCTAACAAATTGCATAAACCATCATCCACCaacaatataattaattatcaatagatttatttttctaaacaaTTAAATTACACCCATaagatatttttctttattcagTTGCAGTTCACATTAGGAGAAACAAAAATATGACCACCAAAACCTACCCCAAAACAAATCCTTTATGAACTAAAGCAGCTACATGCATAAACAAATATTAATTGCTTAGTTCCATCTGTCTTATTTACTACTTACTAGATTAAATGCTGCATTCCGTGTGATCAGACATAATTACAAAAGGAAATCCACAAGTATAAGCATTTAACATTTATACCTTTATCCATTTTCCATTGTTCCATTCCTGATGATGCCTCAATACTGAATGATCAAACTCCAAAGTTTCATTTGAAGAGCTGAAATAAACCTTATACTTAAATCCATATTGCACTTCAAGAACCTCACCTTCCCACCACCCTTCGTTGAACCAAACGTCGACCTTCTCAAACAGTTCAAAACGGACAACTGAAGAAACTGGGGGTGGACAGGGTCTGATATCATCCTTTTTTACTACTTCTCTCAAAGGTGCAGTTTCATCATCTGTTACCAGGGTCAAGTACTGCACCAAAAACTCGTCATTTCCAATGGTGTCAATGACAGAAGCACCATACCAAGCACCTTTGTAACCTTCTTCGTCACTTTTGACTTCTACGCTCGTCCCCATTCCGATCATTGGCTCTGACTTCCTTTTGCTGCATTTTGTCTTCAGCTTTACCTTTCTGGATTGCATGTCCATCGAAGATGACATGTTCTGCAATTCAAGCTCTCCCAAAAAGGAAGTAAACCCATTAAAACCAGCAAAATCATTGGCGAGATAAGGGACCTTCAAATCAAATAATACGCACTAGCCGCTAAATACGTATCGCCAAACACTATCGAAGgaacataaataaaaattatgtttaacAAATGAGATAATCACAAGCGTTCCATTACATTTAATTTTCTGTAAGAAACAGAAACCCACGTTAATGGAACATAGAACCCAGTAAAAGAAACATAAATTTTACGAGAAATTACACTCAATAATGACAAAGGGGAAATGGCAAATAAACACCGGCAAAATCTCATACAATTCAAGCATGTCGTgattataaaataatcataaaaaaaaaaagaaggaaaacaaTCAAATTAAACAAACCCATCAAAGaataaacaaataaacaataaaaattaaaaaattaaaaaataaatctaacaCATGCACACAGAGACACACTTGTTCAGGAAGAGGGGGGACCCAGGACCCATCATCCCATTCTCGATGAAGTCTTAAATAGCACTGTTCAGCCACGATCCCCTCACTTTTCCCATGGAACCTCACAATGTACTTGGAATTCTCAAGTATGTCCTTAATAGTTCCTTTTTGCCAAGCATTATCGCAATAAACATCCACACTATCTCCCATTCTAAAGCACTTATTAAGCTCTCTTGGCGGCATAGGCCTAACGCTAGCTAAATCAACCAGCTCCGTGACACATTTTTGGCAGCCCGATCCGATGATTATCATGGTCTGGTACTCGACGAAGATCTGGTTCCTCTGCTTTACATTTGAGCGTAGCACCTTAGCCGCATAGTACGTCGAGGTGCTGGGACCATTTTCTTGCTTCAAAACCTCAACTAGGTCGCCTTTGCGAAAATGggcacatgaaagatgggacaTTTTGCGATATTTAGGGTTCAGATAGGTAAAAAGCAAGAGAAACCCTTCTGCGTGATCACTGAAAGTACTGGCGGGAGCTGAAGTGGCAAACAAATTGCTCTTATTTTCAAGGGGTTTTCGGTGTTAAAAGAGAAATATTTGGTTTTTTGTgtttaaatcaataataaacAGAGGTTTCACCGCCTACTCTCGATGTACTTGTGAAGCATGTGCAGGTCTGGCGCGCTCCACAAACACGCCACAATTCTTTTATACTTCTTTTTACAAGCCTGCGCGTGCACACTCGGTGTTAAGCCTGCGCGcaagcttttttattttttttaattaaaatattataataatatatttatattatattaatttaataataatataattttttataataataaatattttaatatattaaaataatgatacgtaattaaaaataatttcaattataaatttattaatacataattattatatttaatatattttattatttttaatatataaaatattataaaaatcaataataaaaaaattatattgaaaatatttaaaattataaaataatattattttattattaaaaatgatttaaattattgatattatttaattataatattattatattaatatattaaaaataataatatattatttttattatttttataaaacatattacTTCCTCATATCTGTACGATGttattatatagtttttttaatttaaaatgagaattaaaaattcagcatatttatttaaatacatttataatttGTGAGTGTAGTATtgcttataatttataaattaattaatataaatatttaaagttataaaaaattaaaaattaagtataaaatattataacataattttttataataataaatattttaatattacttttaatatattaatataataataccgtaattaaaaatattatggaTTATAAATTGATTGatacataattattatatttaatatattttattattttaatatataaaaatattttcgttAACAAAATGAAATtacatttgaaaaaattaaaaaatttaaaattataaaataaaattattatgtgGTTAAATATATACCATATCactattactatttaattatagtatcattatattaatatattaaaaataataaaatatattttaaaaaataattaaaaaatattatcactGGCTAAACCTGTACTATATTagcattatttttataaaatattactacattgtttataatttataaataaattaattaattaacataaTATTTAAAGTTACTAAAATTAAGTTTGAAATACATgtctatattatttataatataattttttataataataaatattttaatatattaatataataatactataattaaaaatagtatcAATGGTATATTTATGAATATGtaactattatatttaatattttttattattttatatataaaaatattataaaaaagtcaataaaaaagaaaattagattgaaaatatttaaaattgtaaaacGATATTAGTATGCTATTAAACATGTATCATATCACTTGTCTGTATTAGATCTGAAAttactatattaatatattaaaaataataaaacatattaaatttattattttaaaaaactattataaaaggttatattataaataatattattaaattaatataaaataaatatattattataatataataataattaaataataattaatttttttaaatcaaaatctaTCGCAATAAATTTTGAATCTTCAAAATTTGCTGCGGCAGGCTGAATGAACAGAGCCAGCACCGGCTGGTTttgttcattaaaaaaataatttaaaaaaaaaaaaaagaaaaagaaataaacgaTTGGCACTTATTAGATTAGTGGTATCTATGAAGTCTCACGGCCACATAAGCCGTCAAACTCCCAATGTGATAAATAAttctgaatcaatctcaaaaggccaatttttttttaacaccaAATCTCTAAAAAGCCCTCTTTGCAAGGAGTGAGGTTGCCTAGTGCCTACCATTGCCCTTTAAAACGACTGGTtttgaaatcttttatttttagagaAAATTATCTCAAGTCCTACCATCTTAGCGTAGCACTTTTAACAATGAGACTATTTTTCATCAAGATttcttaaaaaaagaaaacataaattgacgatgaaaattattataatctcGAGCAAACGAGATTTGACAATGaaatgtaattaaaaaataaagaaatagattAAGCGGAttcacaattttaaattttttaaaatattatatattttttaacatgcgaaatataattcaaaataaagatattcatttgaatatagaataaaaaaatatggagtgagattttttctattttgaCTTCGTCGGATAATATAATGGTAGCATAGAACGGCCAATAAAGAGGAGTGTTACATTCAATAGACTACACCGACCGGATTGAAGAGTTAGATTTATCCCAAGTACCAAATCTTTAGATTTTATAAATTACTAGATTTTTTGTTCATTTAGACTTTAAAGACCTTTGAATGTTTATACTTTTAAACCTTTGAATGTTTATACTTTATAATGGTAAACTCTTTAAAactcttttaatgaaatttacttACCTTTAAGaggagaaaatgaaaaaaaagacACCGGAGCTCTTCCATCCaatgatatatataaaattacatgGTGAGATTTCCacagaataaatattttttcagcTCTCCTAACAAACAATTTATTAATACATAcaataaattttacataattataaATGGAGAGGGAAAGTTGTGGGCTGGATTGAGGTGGGCCTAGCAAGAGGCTAAAGCCCAGCCACTTGTACTCATTTGCAGCTGTTAGCATATGGTGTTGGCTCTTAAAACGAGGGAGGGAGAGATGTACAAGTAAAAAACGAGAGAACAAACCGAGAATGCAGAAGTTATAGAAAAGAGTCAACAACGACCACACAATACTACAATAGACCTTTTGGGTTTTTAGCTTTGCATTTGATCATGttggatattttttttaatttattatttctgAAAACAAGAGGGTGACCCTTATCTCAGTGACAAGTCATATTCATGGTCAATTTGGTACTGGACCTATATAGACTTATGCATGATTATAGGTTCTCACCTAACAAATGATTCCAATCTCCTGTCTATTAAGATTTGACTCTCCTCTAAATGTTATTATAAACCAAAACCCATCAACTcaatattcaatatttttaaaaaataatattgatgATATGGTAATATATAATCTAATAATAATTCCAAGCATATCACACCATTATAGCAGGAGAACTGTAGGTGGACCACCCAACCAAAATTCAAATTATTCACTCTCTGTTGAAGAATCTTTGCAGGTTTTGTTAATGGGCATTTTGCTCTCTCTTTCTATAGTTTGGACACATGCAAAATCAAATGAAACATGTACGGATTGGTATATACATAATTGAGCTAAACTCTCTTCTTTGTTTCCCAATCTAGGGATGCAAAATTTATCATCAACGTCACCTCCTGTGTACAAATATCATAAGCTTCTCTCTACCAATACTTTTGAAAAGGGAAATAAAGAAAGAGTTCAATTATTCATGTGTCCTAGTATTTCAGTGAATCTTGTCGAAACTCACTTGTTGTTCTCCTAATTGGCCCTGGCTTTCGATCACATCACCACCCAAGCCGACGCAATTTCTCATTGTCATCAGTCATCACCAGATGTTCCACCTCCCTTATAATACACACTTTAATAAAAGTCATGCATTTAAATTCCAAAATAGTAATGAATATTGGACCTACGTTGGCATATTAGTATATAAAAAAGGTGGTATGAGCAAAAGATTGAGCAGTAGCCCAAAAAAACCACTGCTCATGAGATCTCAGTAGGTTCAGttgtttttttcaaattattattatgtaacaccctccatttattaaattagttattaaagcaatttaaattaaattagtaatGTACCACGTACTAAATATAGAGCatttaatacttttttttttttatctatcatTTGAAGTTTATGCATGCAAAAGAGATTGGAATATactaaattttaacaaaaataatgaagctactataatttatttagaaataaaacaaaatttgaTGAAGAAATCAAGTGGGAAGAGCTGCTTAATACCTGAGCTGAGCATATGGTTTGGGTAAGCCAACGTGCAAGCTCATGGGAACCACACGAGCACATGCTGACCAATTCCAACCAACGGAGCAAAAGCTGCCACTTGTACAATCGGAAGGCCATTAAAGGCCCTCTTATTGTTCGTACGGACGTGTCCACAATTTTGAAAAAGAACAGGGACCAGAACTGATAAAATAACAATATAACATGATTGCAACATACTACACTTTTGGCTTATTAACTGGCCCCTTTTATTTACCTGCCCTGTAAGCTTGTATTACTCTCTTACTGGATCTGGACGGTCGCCCGGGCTGCCCGGTCACTCCCCGCCGGGCAGCTGACGTCACCCTCCCTCTCTCAGTCGGTTTATTCTTTCTGGGCCTTTGTCCCGTCGCTGTCAGCACTCAGCCCACTGCCCTTCTCCTTTCCTATAAACCTTCTGCCTTCCCTCATGACTTCttcacttcttcttcttcttcttcttcttcttcttaagcATGGAAGGAATAGAAAAGCTTTCAAGGGTGAGAGTTAGGCTTAAGTTTCTTCAAGGTATGCTCATATATCTCCCTTGTGTTAGAAGTCAAAGACTCGAGCGTGCTGCTTAATTTCTGCTGTTCTTGTTTTGTTTGTATAGGACTGAAGGTCTCTGCATGTTCTTTTGCCTGATTCTcatattaaatgaaaaaaaaggaaacaaaaATCTAATTCTTTTGCTGTTATTGATGATTAATCATGactgtatatttttttaatatagataTGTGTTTTTTAACTCTCTTGGCTTCATCTTATGTATATTGTAATGATTCACATGCAGTCAATTTTCAAATTAAGTTCATGCATAATATGAGCATGAACAACTCCGACGCCGCCGTCTTCAACGCTTCAACTGGTGGGTTTTTTGCCGGATTCCAGTTTGATGCTAAAAGTCCCTCTTGTTCATGATGATTGGGTTCTATCCTACCTGAGCTTTTCCATtactatcttttttttttttttttttattttcttgacctTGTAAGACCTTTTCTTGACCTTGTAAGACCCACGTCTCCATTAGTCACAGACTCCATATCAGAATATTTTGATTTAGAGTTTCAAATTTGTTTTCCACGATTCCGTCCAACTCATCTCTCCTTCCTTGTCTATCCCTCTTGAGCTGTTTGAATAAagctaaaaata
The genomic region above belongs to Manihot esculenta cultivar AM560-2 chromosome 3, M.esculenta_v8, whole genome shotgun sequence and contains:
- the LOC110610771 gene encoding protein AGENET DOMAIN (AGD)-CONTAINING P1 isoform X1, which translates into the protein MSHLSCAHFRKGDLVEVLKQENGPSTSTYYAAKVLRSNVKQRNQIFVEYQTMIIIGSGCQKCVTELVDLASVRPMPPRELNKCFRMGDSVDVYCDNAWQKGTIKDILENSKYIVRFHGKSEGIVAEQCYLRLHREWDDGSWVPPLPEQNMSSSMDMQSRKVKLKTKCSKRKSEPMIGMGTSVEVKSDEEGYKGAWYGASVIDTIGNDEFLVQYLTLVTDDETAPLREVVKKDDIRPCPPPVSSVVRFELFEKVDVWFNEGWWEGEVLEVQYGFKYKVYFSSSNETLEFDHSVLRHHQEWNNGKWIKGKSTKLGANLTNQRTKFSTGTIVEVKSDEVGFQGAWFSAIIVKEMGNGKFMVQYHSLLTDDGTDFLIEEASAADIRPSPPHIGHAHPFKLLELVDAWCSDGWWVGCIIKVHKNLEYTVYFETAEELKFQHCDLRPHQEWIDGYWVAAAKLHGRCHRVLSRNTRSGTITQKPARQQRNPTWLSHTISQSEVRKAQNLNQQSARQQYLQEITFPTFHSLKGNNTRDTSHRTLPKVF
- the LOC110610771 gene encoding protein AGENET DOMAIN (AGD)-CONTAINING P1 isoform X2 encodes the protein MSHLSCAHFRKGDLVEVLKQENGPSTSTYYAAKVLRSNVKQRNQIFVEYQTMIIIGSGCQKCVTELVDLASVRPMPPRELNKCFRMGDSVDVYCDNAWQKGTIKDILENSKYIVRFHGKSEGIVAEQCYLRLHREWDDGSWVPPLPEQNMSSSMDMQSRKVKLKTKCSKRKSEPMIGMGTSVEVKSDEEGYKGAWYGASVIDTIGNDEFLVQYLTLVTDDETAPLREVVKKDDIRPCPPPVSSVVRFELFEKVDVWFNEGWWEGEVLEVQYGFKYKVYFSSSNETLEFDHSVLRHHQEWNNGKWIKGKSTKLGANLTNQRTKFSTGTIVEVKSDEVGFQGAWFSAIIVKEMGNGKFMVQYHSLLTDDGTDFLIEEASAADIRPSPPHIGHAHPFKLLELVDAWCSDGWWVGCIIKVHKNLEYTVYFETAEELKFQHCDLRPHQEWIDGYWVAAAKVKSKMKELLEGAFTSQQLMKVTLSCCLNRMLVCSVIWCSASIYIYIDHFFSLPSETRWPDSTPTVLEIALTSLCE
- the LOC110610771 gene encoding protein AGENET DOMAIN (AGD)-CONTAINING P1 isoform X3; its protein translation is MSHLSCAHFRKGDLVEVLKQENGPSTSTYYAAKVLRSNVKQRNQIFVEYQTMIIIGSGCQKCVTELVDLASVRPMPPRELNKCFRMGDSVDVYCDNAWQKGTIKDILENSKYIVRFHGKSEGIVAEQCYLRLHREWDDGSWVPPLPEQNMSSSMDMQSRKVKLKTKCSKRKSEPMIGMGTSVEVKSDEEGYKGAWYGASVIDTIGNDEFLVQYLTLVTDDETAPLREVVKKDDIRPCPPPVSSVVRFELFEKVDVWFNEGWWEGEVLEVQYGFKYKVYFSSSNETLEFDHSVLRHHQEWNNGKWIKGKSTKLGANLTNQRTKFSTGTIVEVKSDEVGFQGAWFSAIIVKEMGNGKFMVQYHSLLTDDGTDFLIEEASAADIRPSPPHIGHAHPFKLLELVDAWCSDGWWVGCIIKVHKNLEYTVYFETAEELKFQHCDLRPHQEWIDGYWVAAAKLEVVITECIGQIQNERIAGRSFHLSATNEETRWPDSTPTVLEIALTSLCE
- the LOC110610771 gene encoding protein AGENET DOMAIN (AGD)-CONTAINING P1 isoform X4 — encoded protein: MSHLSCAHFRKGDLVEVLKQENGPSTSTYYAAKVLRSNVKQRNQIFVEYQTMIIIGSGCQKCVTELVDLASVRPMPPRELNKCFRMGDSVDVYCDNAWQKGTIKDILENSKYIVRFHGKSEGIVAEQCYLRLHREWDDGSWVPPLPEQNMSSSMDMQSRKVKLKTKCSKRKSEPMIGMGTSVEVKSDEEGYKGAWYGASVIDTIGNDEFLVQYLTLVTDDETAPLREVVKKDDIRPCPPPVSSVVRFELFEKVDVWFNEGWWEGEVLEVQYGFKYKVYFSSSNETLEFDHSVLRHHQEWNNGKWIKGKSTKLGANLTNQRTKFSTGTIVEVKSDEVGFQGAWFSAIIVKEMGNGKFMVQYHSLLTDDGTDFLIEEASAADIRPSPPHIGHAHPFKLLELVDAWCSDGWWVGCIIKVHKNLEYTVYFETAEELKFQHCDLRPHQEWIDGYWVAAAKVKSKMKELLEGAFTSQQLMKKPGGRIPRQLFWR